In Actinoplanes derwentensis, the following proteins share a genomic window:
- a CDS encoding 4-hydroxybenzoate 3-monooxygenase produces the protein MRTQVAIIGAGPAGLLLAHLLAQGGVESVVVETRSEEYVSARIRAGILEHSSVELLESVGLGARLRAEGDQHRGIYLQWPGERHHLDFVDLTGRSVWVYGQTELQKDLVAARTAEVYYEVSDVELDAATGRVQFTDKAGHDIVLDALHIAGCDGSFGPSRNAVPAAQRFEKVYPYSWFGILADVAPSTDELIYAWHPEGFALHSMRSSSVSRFYLQVPNGTDPASWSDDRIWSALATRLGHGQDGWKLNPGPITDKSVLPMRSYVQTPMRHDKLFLAGDAAHIVPPTGAKGLNLAIADVALLSRALISGDERLLASYSDDAQRRVWRCTHFSWWMTTMLHTSGDPFDAELQLSQLRWVTGSRAGSTGLAENYAGLPIGY, from the coding sequence ATGCGAACCCAGGTCGCCATCATCGGCGCCGGCCCGGCCGGACTGCTCCTCGCCCATCTCCTCGCCCAGGGCGGCGTCGAGTCGGTGGTCGTCGAGACACGCTCGGAGGAGTACGTCTCGGCGCGGATCCGGGCCGGGATCCTGGAGCACTCCAGTGTCGAACTGCTGGAGTCGGTGGGGCTGGGCGCTCGGCTGCGGGCCGAAGGTGATCAGCATCGGGGCATCTACCTGCAGTGGCCCGGCGAGCGTCACCATCTGGACTTCGTCGACCTGACCGGCCGGAGCGTGTGGGTCTACGGTCAGACCGAGCTGCAGAAGGATCTGGTCGCGGCGCGGACCGCCGAGGTCTACTACGAAGTCTCGGACGTCGAACTGGATGCCGCGACCGGGCGGGTGCAGTTCACCGACAAAGCTGGACACGACATCGTCCTGGATGCTTTGCATATCGCCGGCTGCGATGGTTCGTTCGGGCCGAGCCGGAACGCCGTACCGGCGGCTCAGAGGTTCGAAAAGGTCTATCCCTACTCCTGGTTCGGGATCCTCGCCGATGTCGCGCCGTCGACCGATGAACTGATCTACGCCTGGCATCCGGAGGGGTTCGCGCTGCATTCGATGCGGTCGTCATCGGTCAGCCGGTTCTATCTGCAGGTCCCGAACGGAACCGATCCGGCGTCGTGGTCGGACGACCGGATCTGGTCCGCACTGGCGACCCGGCTGGGGCACGGGCAGGACGGGTGGAAACTCAATCCGGGGCCGATCACCGACAAGAGTGTGCTGCCGATGCGCAGTTACGTGCAGACGCCGATGCGGCACGACAAGCTCTTCCTCGCCGGGGACGCCGCGCACATCGTGCCGCCGACCGGAGCGAAAGGGCTCAATCTGGCGATCGCCGATGTGGCGCTGCTCAGTAGAGCGCTGATCTCCGGTGATGAACGGCTTCTCGCCAGCTATTCCGACGACGCGCAGCGCCGGGTCTGGCGGTGCACGCATTTCTCCTGGTGGATGACGACGATGCTGCACACCTCCGGGGATCCGTTCGACGCGGAACTCCAGCTATCGCAGCTACGCTGGGTCACCGGAAGCCGGGCGGGGTCCACCGGGCTCGCCGAGAACTACGCCGGTCTGCCCATCGGCTACTGA
- a CDS encoding effector-associated domain EAD1-containing protein, with amino-acid sequence MSTVEWGVGRLLTPAERATWPDGVLRSAFAVGGGRVLTAWHCVRDIGGTDARIWVRLQPQASDQRFLDVPVRYLRHHAALDAALLVLDETRAAEPGLRARLDRVALPLGAEPPAYAPVRVVGFPELDPSLHAVAMTGTVESGDQLVGSHRVIRVFVAALGARFAEKPAGMSGGPLMWQVDGAERVAGYVTAYPSTADRKGALGGAVLCRHVSDLRAVFPELAASLPALATPAAEKPMPRTRMSKPDEITFRDAAIDAFRGERDLELMLSDLGLHRKDWPDRGLGPVEAWDRALHALADSAVDGGQLALLRRALDARPRNPGFRELAARYFELV; translated from the coding sequence GTGAGCACCGTCGAGTGGGGGGTCGGCCGGCTGCTGACCCCGGCGGAACGGGCCACCTGGCCGGACGGGGTGCTGCGCAGCGCGTTCGCCGTCGGCGGTGGGCGGGTGCTCACCGCCTGGCACTGCGTCCGCGACATCGGCGGGACCGACGCGCGAATCTGGGTACGCCTCCAGCCCCAAGCCTCGGACCAGCGGTTCCTCGACGTCCCGGTCCGCTACCTCCGACACCACGCGGCGCTGGACGCGGCACTGCTCGTGCTGGACGAGACACGTGCCGCCGAACCCGGCCTCCGCGCCCGCCTCGACCGGGTCGCGTTGCCACTGGGCGCCGAGCCACCCGCGTACGCACCGGTCCGGGTCGTCGGATTCCCGGAACTCGACCCCTCACTGCACGCGGTGGCGATGACCGGGACGGTGGAATCCGGGGACCAACTGGTCGGCAGCCATCGGGTGATCCGGGTGTTCGTGGCGGCGCTCGGCGCCCGATTCGCCGAAAAACCCGCCGGGATGTCCGGCGGGCCGTTGATGTGGCAGGTCGACGGGGCCGAGCGGGTGGCCGGATATGTGACCGCCTACCCCAGCACGGCGGACCGGAAAGGGGCCCTCGGCGGGGCGGTGCTCTGCCGGCACGTCAGCGACCTCCGGGCCGTCTTCCCCGAACTGGCGGCCTCCCTCCCCGCACTGGCCACCCCGGCCGCCGAAAAGCCGATGCCACGTACGCGGATGTCGAAGCCGGACGAGATCACGTTCCGGGACGCGGCGATCGACGCGTTCCGTGGGGAACGAGACCTGGAACTGATGCTCTCCGACCTGGGCCTGCATCGAAAGGACTGGCCGGATCGCGGGCTGGGGCCGGTGGAAGCCTGGGATCGCGCGTTGCACGCGCTCGCGGACAGTGCGGTTGACGGGGGTCAGCTCGCGTTGTTGCGGCGGGCGCTCGATGCACGGCCGCGCAATCCGGGCTTCCGGGAGTTGGCCGCTCGATACTTCGAGCTGGTGTGA
- a CDS encoding WD40 repeat domain-containing protein, whose amino-acid sequence MATIRGGLRGDPQAVEAGRSTSGEIGAATLTPSSGTNVLVGHTDYVNSIDWTTTGTGQVLLATGSDDTTARVWDPDTGETLTTLTGHANIVWSVAWATTGTGQLLLATASGDRTARIWNPHTGETITTLDGHTGTVWSAAWATTDTGQLLLATGSDDGTARIWNPHTGETITTLDGHTGTVWSAAWATTDARELLLATASGDNTARIWNPHTGDTITTLTGHTSAVNSVAWATTDTGQPLLATASEDNTARIWNPHTGDTITTLTGHTSAVNSVAWATTDTGQPLLATASSDDTARIWSPHTGNVLATAEHLTAVWSVAPQPGRGGMIRLATGTQDGQVCLFDLTYELSASVRGEEGGRTAGPMAVMPYGRLGPVPASSIRVGAGAESVLTGHTSFVNSVAWTTTDSGQPLLATASSDGTTRIWNPHTGETITTLTGHTGRVWCVAWATTDTGQLLIATASDDNTARIWNPHTGETITTLTEHTDPVWSVAWATTDTGQLLIATASGDDTARIWNPHTGHTITTLTGHTNIVRSVAWATTDTGQPLIATGSEDHTARIWNPHTGHTITTLTGHTNTVRSVAWATTDTGQPLIATASDDHTARIWNPHTGHTITTLTEHTGLVRSVAWATTNTGQLLIATASRDNTARIWNPHTGHTITTLTEHTNSFWSVAWATRPGRSDQRHLAERGTFLAVGCRDGTVYLHEIIGVAPVAVRPFDVMSEAHADRAPAPRDAIAGLVGLGRGGLWPPLGLVADLLAMTGDPSSRGMLNDSGLAELDGHPFLRRAAGLKWPPAARAAVVGLITAQFEHPERFALPAAHLDAAAPALRAGRAVGGDPGRKPRMGSAEVRAALDAMPERILDLLIILGPEALSADPAMALRLSSLSDRLPELPPEALTVLGGAAAGANPATNRAVLAVAGRPAAGDVARTDPLLDRHGPPHRLIHSHLGLPGPVHQALAVTEGLLYRRIPGIPPSECEPTALVLDVSPATYGPVEVVLRSLVHLVVNALWKAGAEPLFLTADPSLPAVVLTRPGQLAHVWTARSLAPPDLHAATAEAHATGRSVVLLTHLQTALAQRLPGTAEPHLTVVTTQTPGMPVTPVPTHPRHHHLGALPTADELVALAAVLLTGDRGTT is encoded by the coding sequence TTGGCCACGATCCGGGGCGGTCTACGGGGTGACCCCCAGGCCGTCGAGGCGGGAAGAAGCACGTCAGGCGAGATCGGCGCGGCCACGCTCACCCCGAGCAGCGGCACGAACGTGCTGGTCGGCCACACCGACTACGTGAACTCCATCGACTGGACCACCACCGGCACCGGGCAGGTTCTCCTCGCCACCGGAAGCGACGACACGACGGCCAGGGTCTGGGACCCCGACACCGGCGAAACTCTCACCACACTCACCGGGCACGCCAATATCGTCTGGTCTGTTGCCTGGGCAACCACCGGCACCGGACAACTCCTCCTCGCCACCGCCAGCGGAGACCGCACCGCCCGAATCTGGAACCCACACACGGGCGAAACCATCACCACCCTCGACGGGCACACCGGCACGGTCTGGTCCGCCGCGTGGGCGACCACCGACACCGGACAGCTCCTCCTCGCCACCGGAAGCGACGACGGCACAGCACGGATCTGGAACCCACACACGGGCGAAACCATCACCACCCTCGACGGGCACACCGGCACGGTCTGGTCCGCCGCGTGGGCGACCACCGACGCCAGAGAACTCCTCCTCGCCACCGCCAGCGGAGACAACACCGCCCGAATCTGGAACCCACACACCGGCGACACCATCACCACACTCACCGGACACACCAGCGCGGTGAACTCCGTCGCGTGGGCAACCACCGACACCGGACAACCCCTCCTCGCCACCGCCAGCGAAGACAACACCGCCCGAATCTGGAACCCACACACCGGCGACACCATCACCACACTCACCGGACACACCAGCGCGGTGAACTCCGTCGCGTGGGCAACCACCGACACCGGACAACCCCTCCTCGCCACCGCCAGCAGCGACGACACCGCACGCATCTGGAGCCCCCACACCGGAAACGTTCTGGCCACGGCTGAGCATCTGACGGCTGTCTGGAGCGTCGCGCCGCAACCCGGTAGAGGGGGCATGATCCGGCTCGCCACCGGCACTCAGGACGGCCAGGTATGCCTATTCGACCTGACATATGAGTTGAGCGCTTCGGTCCGCGGCGAAGAGGGCGGCCGCACGGCAGGCCCGATGGCAGTCATGCCCTACGGGCGACTCGGCCCGGTGCCGGCATCGAGCATTCGCGTCGGTGCGGGTGCAGAGAGCGTCCTGACCGGTCACACCAGCTTTGTGAACTCCGTCGCCTGGACCACCACCGACTCCGGACAACCCCTCCTCGCCACCGCCAGCAGCGACGGCACCACACGGATCTGGAACCCCCACACCGGCGAAACCATCACCACACTCACCGGACACACCGGCCGCGTCTGGTGCGTCGCCTGGGCCACCACCGACACCGGACAACTCCTCATCGCCACCGCCAGCGACGACAACACCGCACGGATCTGGAACCCCCACACCGGCGAAACCATCACCACACTCACCGAACACACCGACCCCGTCTGGTCCGTCGCCTGGGCCACCACCGACACCGGACAACTCCTCATCGCCACCGCCAGTGGTGACGACACCGCACGGATCTGGAACCCCCACACCGGCCACACCATCACCACACTCACCGGACACACCAACATCGTGCGGTCCGTCGCCTGGGCCACCACCGACACCGGACAACCCCTCATCGCCACCGGAAGCGAAGACCACACCGCACGCATCTGGAACCCCCACACCGGCCACACCATCACCACACTCACCGGACACACCAACACTGTGCGGTCCGTCGCCTGGGCCACCACCGACACCGGACAACCCCTCATCGCCACCGCCAGCGACGACCACACGGCACGCATCTGGAACCCACACACCGGCCACACCATCACCACACTCACCGAACACACCGGCCTCGTGCGGTCCGTCGCCTGGGCCACCACCAACACCGGACAACTCCTCATCGCCACCGCAAGCAGAGATAACACCGCACGCATCTGGAACCCACACACCGGCCACACCATCACCACACTCACCGAACACACCAACAGCTTTTGGTCCGTTGCATGGGCCACCCGGCCTGGTAGAAGCGATCAACGCCACCTGGCTGAGAGGGGCACCTTCCTAGCGGTCGGGTGTAGAGACGGCACCGTCTACCTTCACGAGATCATCGGGGTCGCCCCGGTCGCCGTTCGGCCGTTCGACGTCATGTCCGAAGCCCACGCCGATCGGGCACCAGCTCCCAGGGACGCGATCGCCGGTCTTGTCGGGCTGGGGCGTGGTGGGCTCTGGCCTCCGTTGGGGCTGGTGGCGGATCTGCTCGCGATGACCGGTGATCCGTCGTCGCGTGGGATGCTCAACGACTCCGGGCTGGCGGAGCTGGACGGGCATCCGTTCCTGCGCCGGGCCGCCGGCCTGAAGTGGCCGCCGGCCGCGCGGGCCGCTGTCGTCGGCCTGATCACCGCCCAGTTCGAGCACCCGGAGCGGTTTGCCCTGCCGGCAGCACATCTCGATGCCGCGGCCCCGGCGTTGCGGGCGGGTCGCGCGGTCGGTGGAGACCCGGGCCGGAAGCCGCGTATGGGGTCGGCCGAGGTGCGGGCGGCGCTCGACGCGATGCCGGAGCGGATTCTCGACCTGCTGATCATTCTCGGTCCGGAGGCGCTCTCGGCGGATCCGGCCATGGCGTTGCGGCTGTCGTCGCTCAGTGATCGGCTGCCCGAGCTGCCGCCGGAGGCGCTCACGGTGCTGGGTGGCGCCGCCGCCGGCGCGAATCCGGCGACGAACCGTGCGGTGCTCGCCGTCGCCGGGCGGCCCGCGGCCGGGGATGTCGCGCGCACCGATCCGCTGCTGGACCGGCACGGGCCGCCGCACCGGCTGATCCACTCGCATCTCGGCCTGCCCGGCCCGGTGCATCAGGCGCTCGCGGTCACCGAAGGGCTGTTGTACCGGCGGATTCCCGGGATCCCGCCGTCGGAGTGCGAGCCGACGGCGCTGGTCCTGGACGTGTCGCCGGCCACCTACGGACCGGTGGAGGTGGTGCTGCGGTCCCTCGTACACCTGGTGGTCAATGCTCTGTGGAAGGCCGGGGCCGAGCCGCTCTTCCTGACCGCGGATCCGTCGCTCCCGGCCGTCGTGCTGACGCGCCCGGGTCAGCTGGCTCATGTCTGGACGGCGCGTTCGCTCGCTCCGCCGGATCTGCACGCGGCCACGGCCGAGGCGCACGCCACCGGCCGGTCCGTGGTGCTGCTCACGCACCTGCAGACGGCGCTGGCCCAGCGGCTCCCGGGGACGGCCGAGCCGCACCTGACCGTTGTCACCACCCAGACACCGGGGATGCCGGTCACGCCGGTGCCGACCCATCCCCGGCACCACCATCTCGGTGCTCTCCCCACGGCGGACGAGCTGGTGGCGCTGGCGGCCGTCCTGCTGACCGGCGACCGGGGGACGACATGA
- the amrS gene encoding AmmeMemoRadiSam system radical SAM enzyme encodes MSAAGPTWTPALLAAPAGSGVVCRLCPFRCVLPDGRTGVCGVRRNHGGQLQTATRSVAVAHVDAVERKPFFHVLPGSPVLTVAGPGCTFRCTYCINHRLSQYGRDDASGWRGEPADPVAIVARARSAGAVIGMSYTEPSLALELALELVEAAGPEGIRLLWKSNGFLTPEAADLVAPILTAVNIDVKADDEQAHRRLTGASLGPVLDTVERLHAAGVWIEVTTPLIPGTSDSADQLAGIARRIARIDRDIPWHLARFSPDYRLTGQPPTSPEALARAVDVGRDAGLRYVYVERALGAPGRHTSCLTCGHVLIERDVWALAGMTLTDGACPECGAGVPGIWR; translated from the coding sequence ATGAGCGCCGCCGGGCCGACCTGGACTCCCGCGCTGCTCGCCGCGCCCGCCGGTAGCGGTGTGGTGTGCCGGCTGTGCCCGTTCCGTTGTGTCCTGCCGGACGGGCGTACCGGCGTCTGCGGGGTCCGCCGCAACCACGGCGGCCAGCTGCAGACCGCCACCCGGTCGGTCGCGGTGGCACATGTCGACGCGGTCGAGCGCAAACCGTTCTTCCACGTTCTGCCGGGCAGCCCGGTGCTGACCGTGGCCGGGCCCGGTTGCACCTTCCGGTGCACCTACTGCATCAACCACCGGCTCTCCCAGTACGGCCGGGACGACGCGAGTGGATGGCGCGGCGAGCCGGCGGATCCGGTGGCCATCGTGGCACGGGCGCGTTCGGCCGGAGCGGTGATCGGTATGTCGTACACGGAACCGTCTCTCGCTCTGGAATTGGCCTTGGAACTGGTCGAGGCGGCGGGGCCAGAGGGGATCCGGCTGCTGTGGAAGAGCAACGGGTTCCTCACGCCGGAGGCGGCGGACCTGGTCGCGCCGATCCTGACGGCGGTGAACATCGACGTGAAGGCGGACGACGAGCAGGCGCACCGCCGGCTCACCGGGGCGTCGCTCGGGCCGGTGCTCGACACCGTCGAACGGCTGCACGCGGCGGGTGTGTGGATCGAGGTCACCACCCCGTTGATCCCGGGCACGTCGGACAGCGCGGACCAGCTGGCCGGGATCGCCCGCCGGATCGCCCGGATCGACCGTGACATCCCGTGGCATCTGGCCCGGTTCTCCCCCGACTACCGGCTGACCGGACAGCCGCCCACCTCGCCGGAGGCGCTGGCCCGGGCCGTGGACGTCGGCCGGGACGCCGGTCTACGGTACGTCTACGTGGAACGCGCCCTGGGCGCGCCCGGACGGCACACGTCGTGCCTCACCTGTGGACACGTGCTCATCGAACGGGACGTCTGGGCGCTGGCCGGCATGACCTTGACCGACGGCGCCTGCCCGGAGTGCGGGGCGGGCGTCCCAGGCATCTGGAGATGA
- a CDS encoding radical SAM-modified peptide, FtsH ternary system-associated: protein MSNEEPEFVFVPHLPDLIDASEYPDHPDGRLVRIEIRSDGTGVEVLADGFRPAWVEQLLAEVGGGPIDEMLCG from the coding sequence ATGTCCAACGAGGAACCGGAGTTCGTCTTCGTCCCGCATCTGCCCGATCTCATCGACGCGTCCGAGTACCCGGACCACCCCGACGGCCGGCTGGTCCGGATCGAGATCCGCAGCGACGGGACCGGGGTCGAGGTGCTCGCCGACGGGTTCCGCCCGGCCTGGGTGGAGCAACTGCTGGCCGAGGTCGGCGGCGGTCCCATCGACGAGATGCTCTGCGGATGA
- a CDS encoding HesA/MoeB/ThiF family protein, whose product MTDRFARHAGLPGWRQDLLGDATAVVCGAGALGNEVAKNLGMAGIGRLIICDPDTVSRSNLSRTVLFREKDVGRPKVEAAAEALAGLAPQCAVQPRAAGLTAGVGLAELRDSSIVLGCLDSRRARLELLGRCALADARLVDGGTGPWSGEVRMRVDAAEPCYGCTLTARERAVGDLPTAYTDLYPEREMAASIALTALVGAWMTTAALQIVFGQPPDYRMLRIEGLTGTTGPVAPRLAPDCPHHRPLGPVDLRVPISPDDTVEDLLSHLPDGYTLNVWAAFPVRTTCSVRDGQTRYHRAANGTQRRHCMQCGAVIRPASSYRLSDADRSDRLSGLGVAPGEILPARGPDGAVLLVELGSGRDAES is encoded by the coding sequence GTGACCGACCGCTTCGCCCGGCACGCCGGTTTGCCCGGCTGGCGCCAGGATCTGCTCGGCGACGCAACCGCCGTGGTGTGCGGTGCCGGTGCGCTCGGCAACGAGGTCGCGAAGAATCTCGGCATGGCCGGAATCGGCCGGTTGATCATCTGCGATCCGGACACCGTGAGCCGTTCCAACCTCAGCCGCACCGTGCTGTTCCGGGAGAAGGACGTCGGCCGGCCCAAGGTCGAGGCCGCCGCCGAGGCTCTCGCCGGGCTCGCCCCGCAGTGTGCGGTGCAACCCCGGGCCGCCGGTCTCACCGCCGGGGTGGGGCTGGCCGAACTTCGGGACAGCTCGATCGTCCTGGGCTGTCTGGACTCCCGGCGGGCCCGGCTGGAGCTGCTCGGCCGGTGTGCTCTCGCCGACGCCCGGCTGGTCGACGGGGGCACCGGGCCGTGGAGCGGCGAGGTGCGGATGCGCGTCGACGCCGCCGAGCCGTGTTACGGGTGCACCCTGACCGCGCGGGAGCGGGCCGTGGGTGATCTGCCCACCGCGTACACCGATCTCTATCCAGAACGGGAGATGGCCGCGTCGATCGCTCTCACCGCGCTCGTCGGCGCCTGGATGACGACGGCGGCTCTGCAGATCGTTTTCGGGCAACCGCCGGACTATCGCATGCTCCGGATCGAAGGGCTGACCGGAACCACCGGGCCCGTCGCGCCACGGCTCGCGCCGGACTGCCCGCACCATCGTCCACTGGGGCCGGTTGATCTTCGCGTCCCGATCTCACCGGACGACACGGTCGAGGACCTGCTCAGCCACTTGCCGGACGGGTACACCCTGAACGTGTGGGCAGCATTCCCCGTCCGAACGACCTGTAGCGTCCGCGATGGCCAAACCCGTTACCATCGTGCCGCGAACGGGACACAAAGGAGGCACTGCATGCAGTGTGGAGCCGTGATCCGACCGGCATCGAGCTACCGGTTGTCCGACGCCGACCGCTCCGATCGGCTGTCCGGCCTCGGCGTCGCCCCGGGTGAGATCCTGCCCGCCCGGGGGCCGGACGGCGCCGTCCTCCTCGTGGAACTGGGCTCCGGCCGTGACGCTGAGTCCTAA
- a CDS encoding effector-associated domain EAD1-containing protein, with protein sequence MTLSPKEQGQLRGALINAYGSPPAVVLADIGLPPAVIPAGNLDPVTAWLQIIQNIAAGGPVDFPTLIGRALEDFPVNPVLVELQGRCAPPTPPPEPAAGPGEPRRDPYGVSTNVQAFFLASGEEERHVIMAKLGDLEPRLRSGTNSTILLEFASTDVERVMAILDPLPLEWTLVAPGEPAYLISHLIGVGPDGRRFRLGDLPAAMRVEDVTASVLSEYPSAGGSRRAVADRVLSNGQGERMRPDQTLHEAGVRDGEQVRVGYETNAGAVNPALRFEALTRARNQLLEFTAANGWGLAAESAEAATAYEVTFTRASFGPPPPPAGPVLVHEHHVLIEFGPDFPQSAPTVFWLSPIFHPNVFPNYDSDRAQARPQLRGYVCLGELEEAYQPGFDLGDLCLTLLDIAGFGNYSLQVPTGDVVRTDSGLVVMGSGNALDVAAAAWVRDNQGELAAIGGRLLDPPGPDPARRGYRPRMEPFHG encoded by the coding sequence GTGACGCTGAGTCCTAAGGAGCAGGGTCAGCTCCGTGGGGCGCTCATCAACGCCTACGGGTCACCACCGGCTGTCGTCCTGGCCGACATCGGCCTGCCCCCGGCAGTCATTCCGGCCGGCAACCTCGATCCGGTCACCGCCTGGCTGCAGATCATCCAGAACATCGCCGCGGGCGGCCCCGTCGACTTCCCGACGCTGATCGGCCGCGCCCTCGAGGACTTCCCGGTGAATCCGGTCCTGGTGGAGCTGCAGGGCCGATGCGCACCGCCGACGCCACCGCCCGAACCCGCCGCTGGGCCCGGTGAACCCCGCCGCGATCCCTACGGCGTCAGCACCAACGTCCAAGCGTTCTTCCTGGCCAGTGGCGAGGAGGAACGTCACGTCATCATGGCCAAACTCGGGGACCTGGAACCACGGTTACGGTCCGGAACCAACTCCACGATTCTGCTGGAGTTCGCCTCCACCGATGTGGAACGCGTGATGGCCATCCTGGATCCGCTCCCCCTGGAGTGGACCTTGGTGGCGCCCGGGGAGCCAGCATACCTGATCTCCCATCTGATCGGTGTCGGACCCGACGGCCGCCGTTTCCGGCTCGGGGACCTGCCCGCGGCGATGCGGGTCGAGGACGTCACGGCGTCGGTGCTGTCGGAGTACCCGTCGGCGGGTGGCTCCCGCCGGGCGGTGGCCGACCGGGTGTTGTCGAACGGACAGGGCGAACGGATGCGGCCGGATCAGACCCTGCACGAGGCCGGTGTCCGCGACGGCGAGCAGGTCCGGGTGGGTTACGAGACCAACGCCGGCGCGGTGAACCCGGCGCTGCGGTTCGAGGCACTGACCCGGGCCCGCAATCAGCTGCTGGAGTTCACCGCGGCCAACGGCTGGGGTCTGGCCGCGGAGTCCGCCGAGGCCGCCACCGCGTACGAGGTGACCTTCACCAGGGCCAGCTTCGGGCCGCCGCCACCGCCCGCCGGGCCGGTGCTCGTGCACGAGCACCACGTGCTGATCGAATTCGGGCCGGACTTCCCGCAGTCGGCGCCCACGGTGTTCTGGCTGTCCCCGATCTTCCATCCCAACGTCTTCCCGAACTACGACAGCGACCGCGCCCAGGCACGCCCGCAACTGCGGGGTTACGTGTGCCTCGGCGAGCTGGAGGAGGCCTATCAGCCCGGCTTCGATCTCGGGGACCTGTGCCTGACCCTGCTGGACATCGCCGGGTTCGGCAACTACAGCCTCCAGGTCCCGACCGGTGACGTGGTCCGCACCGATTCGGGACTGGTCGTGATGGGTTCCGGCAACGCCCTGGACGTGGCGGCGGCGGCGTGGGTCCGGGACAACCAGGGCGAGCTCGCGGCGATCGGCGGGCGGCTTCTCGATCCACCCGGGCCGGATCCGGCCCGGCGAGGGTACCGACCACGGATGGAGCCGTTCCACGGATGA
- a CDS encoding JAB N-terminal domain-containing protein has protein sequence MSVEVELFTAPDYTYGERHALVPLLRDALRPVLGAVVDRAGFRLSLQPVDDEGTLDGTPSLVNLRPGHGYVIVTAVADGRIVYRHPHTVRELVGRPLQRHLARSHPDVAHWGYGLAGPGLEKLAFVKPVPAVEGQVEITAGRRRGITRLEELPEPEPDPIDLAGLGLSGVQEDGPVVLIGPDTLDQFLTQGFSMDVEEGGFVIGHRRRDPAGPGRDVLEITDVVPARSTGASLLRFTFTGESFLELANLLASRGRQEEVLGWYHTHLFAATDEFGLSSIDVTLHCSTFRRPWQVAALVNLGRSGRTLRFYHALPTGKGADGTMAPVPYRVTGGRPGADGTSE, from the coding sequence ATGAGCGTCGAGGTGGAGCTGTTCACCGCTCCGGACTACACCTACGGGGAGCGGCACGCCCTCGTGCCACTGCTCCGCGATGCGCTGCGGCCCGTGCTCGGGGCGGTCGTCGACCGGGCCGGCTTCCGCCTCAGTCTCCAGCCGGTGGACGACGAGGGAACCCTCGACGGCACGCCCAGCCTGGTCAATCTCCGGCCCGGGCACGGCTACGTGATCGTGACCGCCGTCGCGGACGGCCGGATCGTCTACCGCCATCCGCACACCGTCCGCGAACTCGTCGGGCGGCCTCTGCAGCGGCACCTGGCCCGTTCCCACCCGGACGTGGCGCACTGGGGTTACGGCCTGGCCGGTCCCGGGCTGGAGAAGCTGGCCTTCGTGAAGCCGGTTCCGGCGGTCGAGGGCCAGGTGGAGATCACCGCGGGCCGCCGCCGGGGCATCACCCGGCTGGAGGAACTGCCCGAGCCCGAACCCGATCCGATCGATCTGGCCGGCCTGGGGCTGTCCGGCGTCCAGGAGGACGGGCCGGTGGTGCTCATCGGGCCGGACACCCTGGATCAGTTCCTGACCCAGGGTTTCTCGATGGACGTCGAGGAGGGCGGCTTCGTGATCGGGCACCGGCGCCGTGACCCGGCCGGTCCCGGGCGGGACGTCCTGGAGATCACCGACGTGGTGCCGGCCCGCAGCACCGGTGCCTCGCTGCTGCGGTTCACCTTCACCGGAGAGAGCTTCCTGGAGCTGGCCAATCTCCTGGCCAGTCGCGGCCGGCAGGAGGAGGTCCTCGGCTGGTACCACACGCATCTGTTCGCCGCCACCGACGAGTTCGGGTTGTCCAGCATCGACGTGACCCTGCACTGCTCGACCTTCCGGCGGCCCTGGCAGGTCGCGGCCCTGGTCAATCTGGGCCGCTCGGGCCGGACGCTGCGCTTCTACCACGCGCTCCCCACCGGCAAGGGGGCCGACGGGACGATGGCGCCGGTGCCCTACCGGGTCACCGGCGGCCGGCCGGGCGCGGACGGGACCTCCGAGTGA